The segment CCGTCCATCATTGTGGATAATCCGTTATCATTAATTGTGTCTGTTATTGGAGCATCATCGCTCGTACATTTGTCCCTTTGTTCATGGTCAAATGCTCCCCATTCATGACCATTATCATCTGAATTATAAGCCATTACAAAGCCACAAAATCCACAGACAATTTCTTTCAGTTTATGGTCAATGATTGGTTTAGTTGAACCACATTCAAGACAGGAAAGCTCATTTTTATTATTATTCTCCATAATATCACCATTTTCAATATGAATAGATTCTTTTTGATTTTTTTCATCTTTTTTTGGAGTTCTGGTAGCCTTTGGTTTAGTAGTTTTATTAGTTTTTGATTCGATGGTTTTAAGTTTATTTTTAGTTTTCACAGGTTTGGAAATTATTTCCTTAGTAACCGTAGGATTTCTTTTTCTTTACCTGCTTAAACGTTTTTTCCTTTTTAGATTTTTTACCATAATTTTTTCTCCGATTTTTATTTTTGGATGAATATTAATCCAATTAATCTAAAAAAGAAGATTATTCTAACATGACCTGATCTTCTATATTACATATTATACTTAAATAAGTAGATATATGTTATAAATTAAAATCTTTAATACGTGAGATAATATCCAAAATTTTAGATTGTCATTTCACATATAATATTATCAATGCTGTAAGTTAAGATTTTACATGAAAATTTTTGTTTTCCTTTGGGTAGAATTTTTTTTAACCTTGTATTAGAAGGAGGGTTTGTTGTTGAATTGAACTTTATTCTCTTCGATTTTGTTTTTCGTTTATATGTTCTGGGTTCTGAATCGTATTGGGTTCTTATACAGTCATCCATAATATTTATAATAATTTGTTGATTTTCGATGGATTTAATATAATTAATCGGATTAATCAAATAATCATTTTATCAGATGTTTAGACAAAAATAAAACAATCCCCTTTTTTTATCCGGTTACTCTTTTGGTCATTTGCAGAACTAGACATCTCAATCAATAATATATATCTGATTATATTTTTTATTTTTAACAATTACAGTTTAAGTTGTCACTTAAGGTGTTTAAAGTTTTTATTTTAAAGGTTATATTAAATATGTAGTGAATAATAATATTATAAGTAAATTTTCAATAAGAGATAATTAAAATAAAAGAATTAATAGGAAGGTAAAAAAAATATGTGTGGAATAGTAGGATGTATGCTTAAGGATAACCGAAAAGCAGCTCCAGTATTATTGGACTGTGCAGAAAAGCTTGAATATCGTGGTTATGATTCAGTAGGTCTGGCAACATACGATGAAAAGATACATGTAAAAAAGGATGAAGGATATATAGAAAGCGTTGATGAAGCACTGGACTTGGCAGATATGCCAGGTAATTATGGAATAGCACACGTAAGATGGGCATCTGTCGGAAAACCGTCTAAACGCAATTCACATCCACATCTTGATGAAGAAGAAACTGTAGCGGTTGTACACAATGGAACCATTTCAAACTATACGATACTGAAGAATAAACTTATAGGCGAAGGTCATAAGTTCATATCACAAACCGATACGGAAGTAATCTCACATTTAATGGAAAAATTTATGGACGAAGGATTGAACTTGGAACATGCACTGCGTAAAACTATAGAATTATTGGATGGAAGCTATGCTGTTGTTGCAATAAGTAGTAGAGAACCTAACAAAATAGTGGCAACCCGAAAAGATTCGCCTCTTGTACTTGGAGAAAAAAATGAATCATACTATCTTGCCTCTGACATACCGGCCATGATAAAATATACCAATGACATAATAGAATTAAATAAGGGAGAAATTGTCGTAATTACAAATGAAAAAATGGAGATTCACGATGAAAATGATAATATCATAGAAAGAAAACCAGTAACAATAGACTGGACTCCTGAAATGGTGGAAAAAAATGACTATGAACATTACATGCTAAAAGAGATATATGATCAGCCAGAAGCTGTTAGAAGAACCCTATCCCAGAAGGATAAAATAAGAAAAATCCTGGAGGATATAGGTGATATTGAAAAGATATGCATTGTTGCATGTGGAACCAGTTATCATGCGGCTTTAAGTGGAAAGTATATCATCGAATCTGAAGCACGAATTCCTACAAATGTAGTATTGGCATCAGAATTTTCTCATTCATTGAATATAATGGATGAAAAAACATTACTAATTGGAATGTCACAGTCAGGTGAAACCGCCGATACTATTAAAGCTTTGAATTCAGTCGAAGGTCCGATAAAAATGGCAATAGTAAATGTTGAAATATCCGAGATGACAAAAATAGTGGATTACACCATACTTACAAAAGCAGGACCGGAATTATCGGTTGCAGCCACAAAAACTTACACTGCACAGGTAACGGTAATGTATATGATTGCAGCAATACTGGGAGATAATGAAGAATTATTGAATAAATTAAATAAAGTACCTGAGTATATAGATGATATTCTTGAAAACCGTAAAACGATAAAATCCATGGCAAAGACATACTTATATGCCAATGAATTATTCTATATAGGAAAAGGATTTTCATATCCGACGGCACTGGAAGCCGCTCTTAAGATGAAGGAGATATCATATATACATGCAGAAGCATACGCTTCCGGTGAACTGAAGCATGGGCCGTTGGCATTAATAGACAACAACATGCCGGTAATAACAATAATACCTCCTGGCAAGGATCATAATCTGACATTAAATAGTCTGGAAGAGGTAAAAGCACGCAACTCCAGAATAGTAACAGTTTGCTCCGAAGATGATGACCTTGTACAGGATAAATCAGAGGAGTGTATCCTGATTAATCCATATGTTGATGAGATTCTTGCACCGCTAGTCTATATTGTAGCATTGCAACTGCTTGCATACTACATTACCATAGAAAAAAAGCACAACCCCGACAGACCAAGAAATCTTGCAAAAACACTGACTGTATGAATTTAGAGCTGTATTATAATTCAATACCCCTCTCCACCCAATAAAACTTTTTAACAAAAAAATTAAAAAGGAATTCTTCCATCCTCTTATTTTATATCAAAAAGAACATGGTTTTTTTCAAGATTTTAATTTTATAAATCATCCAATGTGATTATCCATCTATTTTTAAACCCATAAACTTTGGATACGGTTCATTGTACTCTTTTGCCAAAGCACATTGATAAGTATCATAAACTACATAGCTCATGTAAATCAACAGGATTAAACTTACCGACCATAATCGTGTATTGAAATACAAGTCCATACTTAAGTTCCACCTGCCAATAACCAGATAAAAGTGCATTATATCCAAAATTAAACCCATGATAAACTGGATTAACGCTCTTTTATAGAGTTTATTAATTACATTTCCAACTCCGACAACAAAAAATATTGAAGCGAATATTGATATTATGGGTGGAATCAATGCATGATAGTTCAAATGAACACTTTCCCTGTTTTTGATATAATACGGAGAATTAAAAACCATATTATTGCTAATGTAGCATAAAAACAATAGTTATTAAAGAAAATTCCCCATACTTTTATAAAACTCAAAGGCATGAAAGAGATATAACCATATTCACTATAGCAATAAGTTTTTAAATCTGCAATGGCAAAAAATGAACAAGTTG is part of the Methanosphaera sp. BMS genome and harbors:
- the glmS gene encoding glutamine--fructose-6-phosphate transaminase (isomerizing); this translates as MCGIVGCMLKDNRKAAPVLLDCAEKLEYRGYDSVGLATYDEKIHVKKDEGYIESVDEALDLADMPGNYGIAHVRWASVGKPSKRNSHPHLDEEETVAVVHNGTISNYTILKNKLIGEGHKFISQTDTEVISHLMEKFMDEGLNLEHALRKTIELLDGSYAVVAISSREPNKIVATRKDSPLVLGEKNESYYLASDIPAMIKYTNDIIELNKGEIVVITNEKMEIHDENDNIIERKPVTIDWTPEMVEKNDYEHYMLKEIYDQPEAVRRTLSQKDKIRKILEDIGDIEKICIVACGTSYHAALSGKYIIESEARIPTNVVLASEFSHSLNIMDEKTLLIGMSQSGETADTIKALNSVEGPIKMAIVNVEISEMTKIVDYTILTKAGPELSVAATKTYTAQVTVMYMIAAILGDNEELLNKLNKVPEYIDDILENRKTIKSMAKTYLYANELFYIGKGFSYPTALEAALKMKEISYIHAEAYASGELKHGPLALIDNNMPVITIIPPGKDHNLTLNSLEEVKARNSRIVTVCSEDDDLVQDKSEECILINPYVDEILAPLVYIVALQLLAYYITIEKKHNPDRPRNLAKTLTV